The DNA segment CCTGTCTGGTGGACCGGGCCGGACGCTGGATCACCCGCACCTGGCTCTCAGGCTTCGCCCGGAACCTGCAGGGTTTCGCCACCACCTTCACCGGCTCGGGGGACCTGTTGGTCCTGGGCGCCTCTCCGGAGGCCATGGCCGAGGCCGCCCGGCGCGTGCGTGAGATGGGCGGAGGCATCGCCTGGTCCCAGGAGGGCCTCCCCGTCTACGAGCTTCCCCTGCCGATCCTGGGAACGGTGAGCGACCTCCCCGTGGAGATCCTCATCGAGCGCGCCGAGGAGGTGGTCGCCCGGCTGCGCGTCGCCGGCCACACCTTCGAGGACCCCGTCTACACCCTCCTCTTCCTCAGCTCCACCCACCTGCCCGAGGCCCGCCTCACCGCCCGGGGCGTCGTGCACGTGCGCAGCGGGAGGGTGCTGGCGCCTTCGAGCCCCCTGCCGGCGGGCGCCTGAGGGCCGGCGGACCCAGGCACCTAGCCCGTCACTCTCCCTCCTCTCCCGGCGTGCCTCCTTCGGGCCATGGCCGCGGGAGCTGATTGGGGCATCTGTACTCAAGGAGAGACTCCGCCTCGACGGGAACGCGTGGGAAAACCTGCCACAACGGCAGCAGGGGAGGTTGCGACCGTGTCCTGGATCTCATCGTATTTCCGCTTCCCCCTGATCTGGAAGATCGCCATCGGCTTCGTGCTCGGGGCGATCGTGGGGCTCCTGGTGGGACCGTCCATCGCCGTGATCCGGCCCCTCGGGACCCTCTTCCTCCGGCTCCTGCAGATGCTGGTGGTTCCCCTCATCTTCTTCACCCTGGTGGTGGGGGCGGCCTCGGTGAGCCCCAGCCGGCTGGGACGGGTGGGCGGCAAGGTGATCGTCTACTACCTGGTCACCTCGGCCGTCGCCATCACCCTGGGCGTGCTCATCGCCCTGGCGGTGCAGCCGGGCGCCGGCCTGCTGATGCCGGCCGAAGCCCCCGAGGCCCGCACGCCCCCGGCCCTCAGCCAGGTGCTGCTGGAGATCGTGCCGACCAACCCGTTCCAAGCCCTCTCCCGGGGCGACGTTCTGGCCGTCATCTTCTTCGCGCTGATCGTGGGGCTCTCCATTTCGGCGATGGAGCACGCGGGCGACCGGCGGGTGAAGGAGCAGGCCGGGCTCCTCTTCCGCCTGTCCCAGGGCGCGACCGAGGTGATGTTCCGGATCGTGCGGGGGGTGCTGGAGTACGCGCCCTTCGGCGTCTTCGCCCTCATCGCGGTCACCCTGGGCACCGTGGGCGTGCGGGCGCTGGTCCCCCTGGGCAAGCTGACGGGCGTGGTGTACGGGGGCGTGGCCCTGCAGATCGTCTTCTACGTCGTACTCCTCAAGCTCTTCCGCCAGGGCATCCGCCGCTTCTTCAGCGCCGCCCAGGACCCGATGCTCACGGCCTTCGTCACCCGCTCCTCCAGCGGCACCTTACCCGTCACCATGCGGGCGGCGGAGCGTCTGGGGATCAGCGAGTCGATATACGGGTTCTCGCTGCCCCTGGGCGCCACGGTGAACATGGACGGCACTGCCCTCTACATCGGCGCCTCGGTCATCTTCGTGGCCAACGTGGCAGGGGTGAGCCTGACGCCCGCGCAGCTGGTGGGCGTCATCGTCACCGGCACCCTAGCCTCCATCGGAACCGCGGGGGTGCCCGGAGCAGGGCTGATCATGCTCTCGCTGGCCATCACCCAGGCGGGGCTTCCCATGGGCCCCGTGGCGCTGGTGGCCGGCATCGACGCCATCCTGGACATGGTGCGCACCATGTGCAACGTCACCGGCGACCTGGTGGGGACCCAGCTCGTGGCCGCGACCGAGCCCGGCCTGGAGGCGGAAGAGGCCCAGGCGACGAGCGTGGCCCGGTGACGGCCCGGGCCAGCAGCCGCCCCACGAAGCGGGCCACTGCCTCCTCCACCTCGTCCAGGTGGTCAGGGCCGAGGCCCGACAGGGTGTCGCTGGTCCAGTGGTAGTTGGGGATCTGCCCCGCCTCGTCCCGCCCGATGAAGGTGAGGGTGGGAAAGCCCCGCCGGAGCGGGATGAGCCCGTCGGTGGGAAGGTAGTGGAGCGGGCTCCAGGCGGTGAGGACCGTCCGGCCCCGCTCCGCCTCCATCTCCCGGGCGACCTCCGCCGCCTGCTCCACCAGGGTCCGGTCCGACGGGAAGGGGACGAGCATCCCCTCGGCCATCTGGTAGCGGAGGATCCCGCCTCCCAGGTTGTCCAGGTTGACGAACGGGCTCCCGGGCGGCAGGCTGCGCCCGCGACCGTCCATCCAGGCAGCCATGCCCCGCAGCCCCACCTCCTCGCACCCGGTGAAGAGGAAGCGGACCTCGACCTCGGCCGGCACCGGGATGGCCGCATCCCGCTCCTCCTCGGCGCCGGAGGCGCCGGCTTTCCCGGCCTTCGCACCCTCTGGACGACCGGCGCCCGCCATCCGCTCCGCCAGGGCCAGGGCCACCGCCGTTCCGGATCCGTTGTCGTTGGCGCCGTTGATGTCCCGGGCCGTCGCCTTGCAGATGAGAAGGAAGCCCATGGTGATCGCCAGCAGCGCCAGCAGGACCCCGAGCACCACCCGGACCCAGCCTGCGCCCGGCAGCAGCAGCCTCAGGAGCATGGCCAAGGGCGTGCCCAGGAGGGCGGCGTATCCCAGGGTGAGGAAGGGCCTCACGAAGGGAGCGAAGCCCGGCGCAAAGAGGAGGGAGGCCCGCTGCGTGTCGTAGTGGGCCGTGATCACCAGCGTCCGCCGGGCCTCTCCCAGGGCGGGGCGGATCGCCTCCACGCTCTGGGAGGGGCGGAGCGGGAGCACCCGATCCAGGTTGGGGCCGCTCCCCAGGAGCTCACCCATGAGCGGGACCAGGGCGACCAGGCTTCCGGCGAACGCCGCCCATCCCCACGCCGCCGGCACCCGCTCCGCCGCAAGCGCCAGCACGAAGACGGCCAGGCCCACCACCGGCGGCCCAGTGTAAAGGGTCTCCCTGGGCGCCCGGAAGGGGTGCCGGAGCACCTCGTAGCCCCATCCTCTCAATCGCTCCTCGATCCAGACGCTGGCGGCGCGCTCGTTCCCGCTGGTGGAGGTGCGGTGGTCGAAACGGGTGGTCAGCTCGCGCAGATGGTCCCAGGCCGGCATGCGGCCCACCCCCCGAGAGAGGAACGGCACCCGGCCTGCAGGCCCGGCCGGGCGTCCGACTTCGTGGAAGGGTTTCGGCGCGGGGGGCCCGTTCCCTGGGAGTCGCGCCCGCCGGCAGGAATCTTCCGCCGGGTGGTGAAGAGAATGGCAGGTCCGGAAAGCGGTTTCTCGACCGGGGGGATCCGCGCTGGCAGCGGTCACCATCTACGACGTGGCAAGCAAGGCGGGCGTCTCTCCCGCCACCGTCTCCCGGGTGCTGAACGGGAACAACCACGTCCACCCGGAGCTGCGCCGGAAGGTGCTGGACGCGGCCCGGGACCTCCACTACACGCCCGACTACTCGGCCCGCAGCCTCAGCCGGCGCCGCACCGCCACCCTCGGCCTGCTCCTTCCCGACGTCGCCAACCCCTTCTTCGCCGAAATCGCCCGGGGCGTGGAGGACGCCTCGGCCGAGGCCGGCTACACCCTGCTCATCGGCAGCACCGACGGCGACCCCCTGCGCGAGGAGCACTACGTGGCGAGCTTCCAGGCGGGACGGGTGGACGGCGTCCTCTTCGCCGGGGCGCACCTGGGGGCGCCCCTCCTCGAGGGATGGCTCGAACGGGGTGTGGCCGTCGGCCTGGTGGACCGCCTGGTGGACGTGCGCGAGGACGTTCCGGTGGACGCCGTCCTCACCGACAACGTCCGGGGCGGCGCCCTGGCCGTGCGGCACCTGGTGAGCCTCGGCCACGACCGGCTGGCCGTGGTCACCGGTCCTCTGCACGTCCGCACGGCCGCGGATCGCCTGGAGGGCGCCCGGCGGGCCGCTGCAGAGCGGGGTGTGACCCTTCCCGCAGACCGCGTCGTCGAGGCCGACTTCAAGGAGCCCGGCGGTTACGAGGCAGCCCGCGTCCTCTTCTCGCGACCGGACCCGCCCACGGCCGTCTTCGCCCAGAACGACATGATGGCGCTCGGCATCCTCCGCTACCTGGAGGAGGCGGGGCTGCGGGTGCCCGACGACGTGGCCGTGTGCGGGTTCGACGACATCGCCTTTGCCGCCCTGAGCCGGCCCGCCCTCACCACCGTGGCCCAGCCCAAGTACGAGATGGGTCGCCTGGCCGCCGAGCTCCTGGTGCAGCGCCTGGCCAGCCGGAAGAGCCTGCCCCGCCGGCTGGTCCTCCAGCCCCGCCTCGTTCTCCGCCGGACCACTGTGGTACGAAAGGAGGAGGTCGATGACCCGCGCAACCAGGCGTCCTCCCAGCGGCCCTCGTGAAACCGGTTTCGAGGTCCTGGTGATCGGCAGCCTCAACATGGACCTGACGGTGGGCGTCGAGCATCTCCCTGCCCCGGGCGCCACGGTGCTGGGGCATGGCTTCCGCACCACCCCCGGCGGCAAGGGGGCCAACCAGGCCGTGGCAGCCGCCCTGGCCGGCGCCCCCACGCGGATCTTGGGCTGCCTGGGCCAGGACGCGTACGGCCAGGCGCTCCGGCGCGCCCTCTCAGACCGCGACGTCCGGACTGAGGCGCTCCTGGAGGATCCGAGCACCCCCACCGGGGTTGCCCTGATCACCGTGGAGGCCTCGGGCCAGAACACCATCGTGGTCGCCCCGGGCGCGAACGCCCGGCTCGCCCCGCGGGACGTCGAAGCGGCCCGCCCTTGGTTCGACCAGGCAGGGATCGTCGTCCTCCAGCAGGAGATCCCCGTCGAGACCGTTGAGAAAGCGGTTGCCCAGGCAGCGGCCCTGCGGCTCCCCGTGCTGCTCAACCCCGCCCCGGCGAGGCCCTTCCCCCTCCCCCGCTCCCTCCTGGAGCAGGTTGCCTACCTGGTCCCCAACGAGACCGAGGCGGCAGCCATGGCTGGGCTGCCGTCCCTGGAGGGCGAGGAGGCTGTCCGCGAGGCGGGGCGGCGGCTGGAGGGCCAGGGTGCCCCGACGGTGGTGATCACCCTGGGTGCTCGGGGCGCCTTCGCCCGGACGGGCGGCCAGGAGCTCTGGGTGCCCGCCTTCTCCGTGCAGGCCGTGGACGCCACCGCCGCCGGCGACGCCTTCGTGGGCGGCCTGGCGGCGGAGCTCGTGCGGGGGACGGAGCTCGCCATGGCCCTGCGCTTTGCCTCGGCGTGCGGCGCCCTGGCCGCAACGCGCCCCGGCGCGCAGGAAAGCCTTCCCGACCGCCAGCAGGTGCTCCGGTTCCTCTCCGAGCAGGGGGTGGCCGGCCCATGAGGACCCTTCCCGGCGCTGCCCGAGACGAAACCCAACGGCCCATCCTGTCGGTGCGCGGCATGGGCAAGGTCTTTCCAGGCGTGGTGGCCCTGGACGGCGTGGACCTGGACCTGTACCCAGGAGAGGTCCACGCGCTGGTGGGCGAGAACGGGGCGGGCAAGTCCACCCTCATGAAGGTGCTCAGCGGCATCTACAGGCCCGATGCCGGCCAGGTCCTCTGGGACGGTGCGCCCGTCGTCGCCCACTCCCCCGGTGAAGCGCGGCGGCTGGGGCTCAGCATCGTCCACCAGGAGTTCAACCTGGTAGGCCCCCTCTCCGTGGCCGAGAACCTCTTCCTCACCGATCTGCCCAGCTCCGGCGGGCTGCTGCGGGTGGGCGAGATGCGCAAGCGGGCCCGGGACCTCCTGGCCCGCCTGGATCTCGCCCTGGACGTGACGCGGCCGGTGGAGAGCCTCAGCGTGGCCGAGATGCAGCTGGTGGAGATCGCCCGCGCCCTGGCGAGCGACTGCCGGGTGCTGATCCTGGACGAGCCCACCGCCGCCCTCACCCGGGCCGAGGTGGAGCGGCTCTTCGACGTGCTGCGCGGCCTGCGCTCCCGGGGGGTGGCCTTGGTCTACATCTCCCACAAGCTGGAGGAGGTCTTCGCCCTCGCCGACCGGGTCACCGTCCTGCGCGACGGCCGCCAGGTGGGGAGCGGCCCTGCCGCCTCCTGGACCCGGGAAGAGGTCATCGCCCGCATGGTGGGGCGCGAGCTCTCGGGCTACTTCCCGGCCCGCCAGCGCCAGCCGGGTCCGCCCCTCCTGGAGGTCCGGGACCTCTCGGTTCCCGGCAAGCTTTTCGACGTGAGCCTGACCCTCCGGCAGGGCGAGATCCTGGGCGTCTTCGGGCTCATGGGGGCTGGGCAGGAGCTCTTGGCCCGAGCCCTCTTCGGAGCCGTTCCGGGCACCCAGGGCCAGATTCTCCTCGACGGCCGGCCCGTCCGCCTGGCGAGCCCCGCGGCGGCCATCTCCCATCACCTGGCCCTGGTCACCGAGGACCGGAAGCAGGAAGGCCTGGTCCTCATCGACGACGTGGTGGGCAACACCACGCTGGCCGCCCTCCGGCGCTTTTCCCCCGGCGGCTTCCTGCAGCGCCGGCGGCAGCGGGAGGTGACGGGTCGCTTCGTGGAGCGCCTGCGGATCCGCACGCCCTCCCTTTCCCAGGAGGTGGGCCACCTCTCCGGCGGCAACCAGCAGAAGGTGGTCCTGGCCAAGTGGCTGGCCACGGAGCCCCGGGTCCTCATCCTGGTCGAGCCCACCCGGGGCATCGACGTGGGCGCGAAGGCAGAGATCTACCAGATCATGAACGAGCTGGCCGCCCAGGGGCGGGCCCTCCTCTTCGTCTCGCCCGAGCTGCCCGAGATCCTGGGGCTCTCCGACCGGATCCTGGTCATGGCCGAAGGCCGGATCCGGGCCGAGCTCGACCCGGCACGCACCTCCCAGGAGGAGATCATGGCCCTGGCCACGGGCGTCGGGGTGGCCGCACACGGGGGTCCAGGTTCGGGGGCCCCTGCTGGAGGTGGACGCCCATGACCGAGAACCGCTGGCTCGGTTGGATGCAGCGCTACGGAATGCTGGCCATCCTGGTGCTCCTCTGCCTGGCACTGGGCTTGATGAACGAGCGCTTCTTCACGCCTTCGAACCTGCTGGTGGTCACCCGGCAGGCCACCATCAACGGACTCCTGGCCGCCGGCATGACCCTGGTGATCCTCACCGGCGGCATCGACCTCTCGGTGGGCTCGGTGCTGGCGCTGGCCGGGGCCATCTCGGCGGGCACCCTCGCCTCCACCGGAGACGTGACCCTGGCCGTGCTGGCCGCTCTGGGCGTGGGGGCACTGGTGGGCCTGGCCAACGGCCTCCTCAGCGCCTACCCCAACCTGCCGCCCTTCATCGTCACCCTGGCGAGCATGGCCTGGGCCCGGGGGCTCACCCTGGTCTACACCGACGGCCGGCCGATCCTGGTCCGGGAGGCCGCCTACCGCTTCATCGGCGGCGGGTACCTGGGCCCGATGCCCATGCCCGTCGTCATCCTCCTGGTGACCTACGCCCTGCTCCTGGTCTTCCTCACCCGCACCCGCTGGGGCCGGCTGGTCTACGCCATCGGCGGCAACGAGCAGGCCTGCCGCCTGGCGGGCATCCCCGTCAACCGGGTGAAGACCTTCGTCTACACCGTTTCGGGGTTGTTCGCAGGCCTCACGGGTCTGGTGCTGACGGCCCGGCTGGTCTCGGCGCAGCCGACGGCGGGCGTGGCCTACGAGCTGAACGCCATTGCCGCCGTCATCCTGGGCGGCACCAGCCTCCAGGGCGGCCGGGGGACCATCCTGGGAACCCTGGTGGGCGCCCTGATCATGGGCGTGCTGGACAACGGCCTCAACCTGATGAACGTCTCGCCCTTCTACCAGGAGGTGGCCAAGGGGCTGGTGATCCTCACCGCCGTCCTGCTCGACTGGGCCCTCCACCGGGCGGGCAGCCTGGGGCTCCGCTCGCGGGCGGGCGAAGCTGCCGCCATCGCCCCGCCGAACGAGGAAGCGCTTTCGAGGAGGGGACCCACCCCATGAGACGCCGGGGCATCCTGCACCCTCAGCTCGCCCGGATCCTGAGCGAGATGGGCCACACCGATGGGCTGGTGGTCGCGGACGCCGGCCTCCCCATCCCCCGGGGCGTGGAGCGGGTGGACCTGGGCTTCCTGCCCGGCCAGCCCCCCTTCCTGGCCGTCGTGGAGGCGGTGCTGGCCGAGCTGAGCGTGGAGGGTGCGATCTTGGCCGAAGAGATCCAATCTGCCAATCCGGAGGTCCTCCGCGAGGTGCTGGCGCGCCTTGAGGCGCCGGTGACCTACGTGCCCCACGAGGCCTTCAAGGAACGGGTGGCCTCGGCCCGGGCGGTG comes from the Limnochorda pilosa genome and includes:
- a CDS encoding dicarboxylate/amino acid:cation symporter yields the protein MSWISSYFRFPLIWKIAIGFVLGAIVGLLVGPSIAVIRPLGTLFLRLLQMLVVPLIFFTLVVGAASVSPSRLGRVGGKVIVYYLVTSAVAITLGVLIALAVQPGAGLLMPAEAPEARTPPALSQVLLEIVPTNPFQALSRGDVLAVIFFALIVGLSISAMEHAGDRRVKEQAGLLFRLSQGATEVMFRIVRGVLEYAPFGVFALIAVTLGTVGVRALVPLGKLTGVVYGGVALQIVFYVVLLKLFRQGIRRFFSAAQDPMLTAFVTRSSSGTLPVTMRAAERLGISESIYGFSLPLGATVNMDGTALYIGASVIFVANVAGVSLTPAQLVGVIVTGTLASIGTAGVPGAGLIMLSLAITQAGLPMGPVALVAGIDAILDMVRTMCNVTGDLVGTQLVAATEPGLEAEEAQATSVAR
- a CDS encoding M28 family metallopeptidase; translation: MPAWDHLRELTTRFDHRTSTSGNERAASVWIEERLRGWGYEVLRHPFRAPRETLYTGPPVVGLAVFVLALAAERVPAAWGWAAFAGSLVALVPLMGELLGSGPNLDRVLPLRPSQSVEAIRPALGEARRTLVITAHYDTQRASLLFAPGFAPFVRPFLTLGYAALLGTPLAMLLRLLLPGAGWVRVVLGVLLALLAITMGFLLICKATARDINGANDNGSGTAVALALAERMAGAGRPEGAKAGKAGASGAEEERDAAIPVPAEVEVRFLFTGCEEVGLRGMAAWMDGRGRSLPPGSPFVNLDNLGGGILRYQMAEGMLVPFPSDRTLVEQAAEVAREMEAERGRTVLTAWSPLHYLPTDGLIPLRRGFPTLTFIGRDEAGQIPNYHWTSDTLSGLGPDHLDEVEEAVARFVGRLLARAVTGPRSSPGPLPPPGRARSRPRAGSPPGRR
- a CDS encoding LacI family DNA-binding transcriptional regulator, translating into MASKAGVSPATVSRVLNGNNHVHPELRRKVLDAARDLHYTPDYSARSLSRRRTATLGLLLPDVANPFFAEIARGVEDASAEAGYTLLIGSTDGDPLREEHYVASFQAGRVDGVLFAGAHLGAPLLEGWLERGVAVGLVDRLVDVREDVPVDAVLTDNVRGGALAVRHLVSLGHDRLAVVTGPLHVRTAADRLEGARRAAAERGVTLPADRVVEADFKEPGGYEAARVLFSRPDPPTAVFAQNDMMALGILRYLEEAGLRVPDDVAVCGFDDIAFAALSRPALTTVAQPKYEMGRLAAELLVQRLASRKSLPRRLVLQPRLVLRRTTVVRKEEVDDPRNQASSQRPS
- the rbsK gene encoding ribokinase codes for the protein MTRATRRPPSGPRETGFEVLVIGSLNMDLTVGVEHLPAPGATVLGHGFRTTPGGKGANQAVAAALAGAPTRILGCLGQDAYGQALRRALSDRDVRTEALLEDPSTPTGVALITVEASGQNTIVVAPGANARLAPRDVEAARPWFDQAGIVVLQQEIPVETVEKAVAQAAALRLPVLLNPAPARPFPLPRSLLEQVAYLVPNETEAAAMAGLPSLEGEEAVREAGRRLEGQGAPTVVITLGARGAFARTGGQELWVPAFSVQAVDATAAGDAFVGGLAAELVRGTELAMALRFASACGALAATRPGAQESLPDRQQVLRFLSEQGVAGP
- a CDS encoding sugar ABC transporter ATP-binding protein; amino-acid sequence: MRTLPGAARDETQRPILSVRGMGKVFPGVVALDGVDLDLYPGEVHALVGENGAGKSTLMKVLSGIYRPDAGQVLWDGAPVVAHSPGEARRLGLSIVHQEFNLVGPLSVAENLFLTDLPSSGGLLRVGEMRKRARDLLARLDLALDVTRPVESLSVAEMQLVEIARALASDCRVLILDEPTAALTRAEVERLFDVLRGLRSRGVALVYISHKLEEVFALADRVTVLRDGRQVGSGPAASWTREEVIARMVGRELSGYFPARQRQPGPPLLEVRDLSVPGKLFDVSLTLRQGEILGVFGLMGAGQELLARALFGAVPGTQGQILLDGRPVRLASPAAAISHHLALVTEDRKQEGLVLIDDVVGNTTLAALRRFSPGGFLQRRRQREVTGRFVERLRIRTPSLSQEVGHLSGGNQQKVVLAKWLATEPRVLILVEPTRGIDVGAKAEIYQIMNELAAQGRALLFVSPELPEILGLSDRILVMAEGRIRAELDPARTSQEEIMALATGVGVAAHGGPGSGAPAGGGRP
- a CDS encoding ABC transporter permease; this encodes MTENRWLGWMQRYGMLAILVLLCLALGLMNERFFTPSNLLVVTRQATINGLLAAGMTLVILTGGIDLSVGSVLALAGAISAGTLASTGDVTLAVLAALGVGALVGLANGLLSAYPNLPPFIVTLASMAWARGLTLVYTDGRPILVREAAYRFIGGGYLGPMPMPVVILLVTYALLLVFLTRTRWGRLVYAIGGNEQACRLAGIPVNRVKTFVYTVSGLFAGLTGLVLTARLVSAQPTAGVAYELNAIAAVILGGTSLQGGRGTILGTLVGALIMGVLDNGLNLMNVSPFYQEVAKGLVILTAVLLDWALHRAGSLGLRSRAGEAAAIAPPNEEALSRRGPTP
- the rbsD gene encoding D-ribose pyranase, giving the protein MRRRGILHPQLARILSEMGHTDGLVVADAGLPIPRGVERVDLGFLPGQPPFLAVVEAVLAELSVEGAILAEEIQSANPEVLREVLARLEAPVTYVPHEAFKERVASARAVVRTGECTPYANVILFSGTRGVFPG